GGTATTCCTTTTGCCCGAATCAAAAAAGCCCGACCCCCACTACTCCCTTTATCCAAGGTCTATTCTTGGAAAATTCGGAATGGTGTTCCGGGAGCGGCAGTTTGTTACCTATGCCATTGCAGGATCGTTTACAGCCGCCGGGCTTTATGCGTATATCGCAGGTTCTCCCCATGTATTTATGGAGCTCTTTGGTGTAAGTGAAAAAGTGTATGGCTGGATCTTTACGATTGTAGCCGCTGGACTGGTAATGGCTACCCAGATCAATGCCCGCATCCTGCGAACATATTCCAGCGAATACATCATTCCCCGGGCCATCAGCTTTCAAACCCTTACCGGGATCCTGCTGCTGTCAGGGTTTGCGCTGAACTGGTGGGGATTGTACAGCAGCATTGTACTCTGTTGTATCTTCCTGGCCTGCCAGGGCTTTACTTTTCCCAATGCCTCTGCCCTGGCCATTGCTCCTTTTCATGAAAACGCAGGAAGCGCTTCCGCCCTTCTGGGTTGCATCCAGATGGCCGTGGGGGCTTTCAGCACAGTAATGGTGAGCTTATTTCACAACGAAACGGCGGTTCCGATGGGCGGAATCATGGCGTTTTGTGCCTTTACAGCGCTCTGTATCCTGCTTTTTGGCCGGCGGGCAATCCGGAAACGAAGGGAACCTATTGAATCACAAACAGTTGATATGCTTAAGCGCCTGTAAATAGCTTTCGAAGCAATATCTGCTCTTTTTTTTGGAAAATATTAATTTCCTTGCTACCTTTGCATCCCGATAATTAAAATCGGGACTAAAAATTTTGAGTTATGAGCAGCGCTATAGACTTTGTACACGAACAACTGACTCCCAAAAAGGCATTCCCCGCTTTTAAAGCCGGAGACAATATTACCGTTAATTATAAAATTATTGAAGGTAACAAGGAGCGGATCCAGTCTTTTAAAGGAGATGTGATTAAAAAACAGGGCAAAGGAAGCACTGCAACTTTTACTGTTCGGAAGATCTCTGACGGTATCGGTGTAGAAAGACTGTTCCCCTTCACTTCTCCTAACATTGAATCCATTGTTTTAAACAAAGTAGGCCAGGTGCGCCGTGCAAAACTGTTCTATCAAAGAGAGCGTTTTGGTAAAAGCGCCCGTATCCGCGAGAAGCGTATGGCTGTGGCTGACGTTAAGAAAGCTGAAAAAGCGTAAGCAATACCGCAATATAATATTCAGGATCCCGCCTTGGCGGGATTTTTTATGCCTGCTTTCCAGGCCTTCCAAACCGCTTTTTCTGCAAGCTGTTGTTTTTTATCCGTTTACACCGGATTCGCTCCTCCGATAAAAAATATCAAAATAATTCCGTCCTTTTTAAAACAATTGTATTTTTTTGGCGTAATAATCTTTGTAATCTTCAATCTTATATTTAATCGTTCAGATTACGATACAAAACGTATATTTGAACACTAATTTTTACAGATCATGGCAAATTTTCAATTATTGGGTGCTTTGGGAACCAACGAAATCATTATCATAATGGTTATTGTGCTGTTGTTATTCGGAGGCCGTAAAATTCCTGAATTGATGAGAGGTTTGGGTAAAGGAGTACGCGAATTCAATGACGCAAAAGACAATGTGAAGCGGGAGATCGAAGAGAGCGCCAATACGATTTCTTCTGAGCCGAAAAGAACTTCCCCCCAGGAATAAGACCTTTTTTAATATTTTCTATCTGACTACAAAAGCGATTTTCTTTTGCAGGACTTTATTTCTATTGCCCGGTACCAAACGCAACTGCAAAATGGTGAAACCACCTGTAAGGCTGCGGTTGAAACTTACCTGAAGAAGATTGAAGAAAGCAAACACCTCAATGCCTTTGTTGAAGTGTATGCCGCTGAGGCGCTGCAACGTGCATCCGAACTGGATCTGCTGCCGGCTCCTCAGGGGAGACTGCATGGAGTTGTGGTAGCCATCAAGGATGTGATCTGCCATAAGGGCCACGCCGTTACGGCGGCATCCCGGATACTGGAAGGATTCACTTCTGTATTCTCCGCTACAGCGGTAGAACGGCTGCTGGCGGAAGGTGCCATCATCATCGGAAGGGTCAACTGTGATGAGTTTGCGATGGGCTCCACCAATGAAAATTCGGCTTATGGAAAGGTTTTGAATGCAGCAGACGAAAGCCGTATCCCCGGCGGGTCTTCGGGCGGTTCGGCAGTAGCCGTACAGGCCGGGCTCTGCATGGCAGCATTGGGAAGCGATACGGGCGGTTCGGTACGGCAACCAGCCGACTTTTGTGGTATCATCGGGCTGAAGCCTACCTACGGACGGGTATCACGCTACGGTTTGATTGCCTATGCCTCTTCTTTTGACCAGATCGGCGTATTTGCCAAAAACATCCCGGACACTGCACTGATACTGGAGGTGATCGCCGGAGTCGACGACTATGATAGCACCGTTTCCCAAAAGCCGGTTCCTGCTTATTCCCAACAGCTTGAAAAAGACCGCCGGTATAAAATTGCCTATTTCCCCGAAGCCCTCGAGCACGAGAGCCTTGACCCGGAGATCGGCAATGCTATAAAAGGACGATTGCTGCAATGGGAGGCCGAAGGGCATATCGTAGCTCCGGTACATTTTAATTTGCTGGACTATATCGTTCCTACGTATTATGTGCTCACTACCGCTGAAGCATCTTCCAATCTCTCCCGGTTCGACGGTGTAAAGTACGGGCATCGCTCAACAGGAAGCGATCTTACCGAACTGGACGATTTTTATAAAAAAAACCGATCAGAAGGATTTGGCAAAGAAGTAAAAAGAAGAATCCTCCTGGGGAATTTTGTACTCAGTTCCGGCTATTACGATGCTTATTTCACCCAGGCACAAAAAGTCCGGCGCATTTTAACAAATAATTTACAACTGATTTTCAAGGAGTTCGACTTTATTTGTTTACCCACCTCCCCTTCAGTAGCCTTTAAGATTGGAGAAAAATCGAAGGACCCGATTGCAAT
The sequence above is a segment of the Niabella agricola genome. Coding sequences within it:
- a CDS encoding multidrug effflux MFS transporter — protein: MKEQRFIRLLILGLLSAIGPFSIDMYLPGFPDIAKDLHTNVSNVSLTLSGFFIGISIGQLLYGPLLDKYGRKKPLYFGMAVYILTSFGCAMVGSIEMLIALRFFQAIGGCVGMVASRAIVRDLFDVSENAKIFSLLMLVVGVSPIIAPTAGGYLAAAFGWQAIFIVLGIIGTVILCMVVFLLPESKKPDPHYSLYPRSILGKFGMVFRERQFVTYAIAGSFTAAGLYAYIAGSPHVFMELFGVSEKVYGWIFTIVAAGLVMATQINARILRTYSSEYIIPRAISFQTLTGILLLSGFALNWWGLYSSIVLCCIFLACQGFTFPNASALAIAPFHENAGSASALLGCIQMAVGAFSTVMVSLFHNETAVPMGGIMAFCAFTALCILLFGRRAIRKRREPIESQTVDMLKRL
- the rplS gene encoding 50S ribosomal protein L19; this encodes MSSAIDFVHEQLTPKKAFPAFKAGDNITVNYKIIEGNKERIQSFKGDVIKKQGKGSTATFTVRKISDGIGVERLFPFTSPNIESIVLNKVGQVRRAKLFYQRERFGKSARIREKRMAVADVKKAEKA
- a CDS encoding Sec-independent protein translocase subunit TatA/TatB produces the protein MANFQLLGALGTNEIIIIMVIVLLLFGGRKIPELMRGLGKGVREFNDAKDNVKREIEESANTISSEPKRTSPQE
- the gatA gene encoding Asp-tRNA(Asn)/Glu-tRNA(Gln) amidotransferase subunit GatA, whose translation is MQDFISIARYQTQLQNGETTCKAAVETYLKKIEESKHLNAFVEVYAAEALQRASELDLLPAPQGRLHGVVVAIKDVICHKGHAVTAASRILEGFTSVFSATAVERLLAEGAIIIGRVNCDEFAMGSTNENSAYGKVLNAADESRIPGGSSGGSAVAVQAGLCMAALGSDTGGSVRQPADFCGIIGLKPTYGRVSRYGLIAYASSFDQIGVFAKNIPDTALILEVIAGVDDYDSTVSQKPVPAYSQQLEKDRRYKIAYFPEALEHESLDPEIGNAIKGRLLQWEAEGHIVAPVHFNLLDYIVPTYYVLTTAEASSNLSRFDGVKYGHRSTGSDLTELDDFYKKNRSEGFGKEVKRRILLGNFVLSSGYYDAYFTQAQKVRRILTNNLQLIFKEFDFICLPTSPSVAFKIGEKSKDPIAMYIADIYTVMANLAGVPAISLPLFTHPTQQMPFGVQLMAAPFNELSLLSFSNNNLAS